The window AAATCATCGCCAAGTATGTtgagtctcgatttctgctgcaatATTTAGATGGTAGAACCAGAATTTAGTATAACAACATTAAAGTAAGAATCCATCCAAGGGATTAAGGAAACATTTAATTAACGTATCAGATTGTGAATGAAATACTCAAGTCAAAAATCTTCACTACCATTCACTGTAATTTGTACAGTAGGAAATGATGTAACAATTTTCAGTGGAAACCAAAATCATCGGCCCTTTGGCCAGATTTAAAATCGCACCGCAAATCGAAGTTAAGATTGGTTGAGTCTTCCCCCATTTTTTTCAGCAGTATACTTCCAAGAAATCACTTTGCGTGGATCACAGTCTGTAATGAAGTTTCTTTTGaaagtaccttttttttttcatcttttctgtaATGCAACCAAGTCTGGTTATTCTGAGAAAATAGTTTCTTTTCTGCTCATTGACCACAAACTAATCATGGATCTTATCGCCAAGGCGCTGCAGActgctttttggtttttttgtaattGGCAAACGTAATGAAGGCGTAGACAGAGCAGGtataaataatctgctctcaGCCAGCACTTCACAACAACTTCAAGGACTTCTGCTTTTCAGCCAACGAACAACAAGTATGGAGATGATGATGTTTGTGCTGGTGTCTGCTGTGGCCATGCTGATCAATCCATATGCTGCAAATCCCGTCAGTAACGACAACCTAAACCGTATCATTGACCTGACTGAGAAATACAACAGAGATCTGAATGAGGTAAGGGTTCATCGTATAAGCAAAATTGTTTGAGTGACACTTAGCTTGAAATTTTTTTTGGTGCCCTAACTTGTTAAAACCTTTAAAAGGTGTTTGCAATGTTcagttacaaatattttttctatTAAATTCGATTACATTTTTTGGTGCCTTATCTAGACAAATGATTCAATATGTTATAAGTGTTAGCTGACAAAGTAATTTTTTCTTGGATCTTACAGAGGTTCTTTGTGGAGGATGTGTCTTACCTGGCTGACAATGGATGTGGAGTGAGGAGACGTTTTTTCATGTCTTTGAAACAATGTTCCTTTTAATTCATTCAGTTTTCTTGAATTGTTCTTCTGATTGGCAGTTTGAgttggttatttatttattttgacaaactgcagaaaaaacacTAGCCAACTTGTATAATTGTAAatgcatgtgtttttaaaagcttaTAAATCCGTCCTTGTGTTCCATACAGAATAACTTCTTCTGCAAAGTGCATGACATCCTACAAAAGCATGCCAAAAATAACAGCGAGAAAGATATTGTGAGAAACCTGGAAATATTCATTAAGGAATCAGATGTAAGTTATCTATTTTGACACATCTCCAACTTAAGAACAACAAATCTGTgtagtctgtgaaggttctcagtcatccaggtcatcatagtctaaggagtttggaaagaaaagcgtcagTCTGTGTTGTAAATATTTAGAGACAATGTGCTAACCTCACTTTAGGTAGACAAATGCATCTGCAAAACTGAGCATATATACTGAACACAGATTCCTGTCTTTCAGATAAACTGCAAAGAAGTACTAAAGAAAGTAGGGCCGTCAGACAAAGAACAGCTACTACCTGATTTGCTGGGAAACCTCACCAAATGTATTCAGAGAAGAAATTTCATGGGAAACGTAACACAAGCTGCCTGAATACCTTCAAGATCGTTGAACTGGCTAACGTGATAACTCTTTTAAGTGTATTTCAAAAGTCATGGGTTTTCATAATTCaagcatttttttcatattatatattttttttatatagtttGGTAAGTTATCACTgatttttctctgtcttttttatgcagtttttattatttattgataCTAAATTCAGTACAagacaaagat of the Maylandia zebra isolate NMK-2024a linkage group LG10, Mzebra_GT3a, whole genome shotgun sequence genome contains:
- the LOC143420861 gene encoding uncharacterized protein LOC143420861 isoform X1 translates to MLRSQRTTSMEMMMFVLVSAVAMLINPYAANPVSNDNLNRIIDLTEKYNRDLNERFFVEDVSYLADNGCGNNFFCKVHDILQKHAKNNSEKDIVRNLEIFIKESDINCKEVLKKVGPSDKEQLLPDLLGNLTKCIQRRNFMGNVTQAA
- the LOC143420861 gene encoding uncharacterized protein LOC143420861 isoform X2, with the protein product MEMMMFVLVSAVAMLINPYAANPVSNDNLNRIIDLTEKYNRDLNERFFVEDVSYLADNGCGNNFFCKVHDILQKHAKNNSEKDIVRNLEIFIKESDINCKEVLKKVGPSDKEQLLPDLLGNLTKCIQRRNFMGNVTQAA